One region of Duncaniella freteri genomic DNA includes:
- the dtd gene encoding D-aminoacyl-tRNA deacylase, protein MRLVIQRVSRASVTIGTELRSSIGAGLMVLVGVAEGDNPDDARWLAAKTVAMRIFPDDKGVMNRSVIDCGGDILAVSQFTLNASTRKGNRPSYIHAAGHDLAVPLYELYCSECSRLTGKETATGVFGADMQVELINDGPVTIIIDSKLRE, encoded by the coding sequence ATGAGACTCGTTATCCAGCGAGTGAGCCGAGCATCGGTCACCATAGGCACAGAGCTCCGCAGCAGTATAGGCGCGGGGCTCATGGTGCTCGTAGGGGTAGCCGAAGGTGACAATCCCGATGATGCCAGATGGCTCGCAGCAAAGACTGTGGCAATGAGGATTTTCCCTGACGACAAAGGGGTGATGAACCGCTCCGTAATTGACTGCGGCGGCGACATACTTGCCGTGAGCCAATTCACGCTCAACGCATCCACACGCAAGGGGAACCGTCCCAGCTACATACATGCGGCAGGTCACGACCTCGCCGTACCGCTCTACGAACTTTACTGCTCGGAATGCTCACGCCTTACAGGAAAAGAAACTGCAACAGGAGTATTCGGAGCCGACATGCAGGTCGAACTCATCAACGACGGACCGGTGACCATTATAATAGACTCAAAACTACGAGAATAG
- a CDS encoding nucleotide pyrophosphohydrolase, which yields MACPTTETHISPTLSEIQEIVDQWIRSTGGGYFSPLTNAVILAEETGEVARVMARKYGDQKAKPGDKSNLADELADLLWVLTAIANQTGISLTEAFAANIAKKNTRDSQRFKGTERLTIEK from the coding sequence ATGGCTTGCCCTACAACAGAGACTCACATATCCCCAACTCTCTCAGAGATACAGGAAATAGTGGACCAATGGATCCGCTCAACCGGCGGAGGGTATTTCTCACCGCTCACAAATGCCGTCATACTCGCAGAGGAGACCGGAGAAGTGGCGCGCGTAATGGCCCGGAAATATGGCGACCAAAAAGCAAAGCCGGGAGACAAGAGCAATCTTGCCGACGAGCTTGCCGATCTGCTTTGGGTGCTCACGGCAATAGCCAATCAGACAGGCATCAGCCTCACAGAAGCCTTTGCCGCCAATATCGCCAAAAAGAATACCAGGGACAGCCAACGATTCAAGGGTACAGAGCGTTTAACAATTGAAAAATAA
- the deoC gene encoding deoxyribose-phosphate aldolase: MDKYNQAIAESQVITDDTLVAAKVNEILEKHLEENRKPEVLRHLFNTIDLTTLKSTDSQQSVADFTERVNAFEEEHGDLPNVAAICVYPNFVPIVRTVLDVSSVDIAAVAGCFPSAQSFIEVKVAEIALAVEAGADEIDIVFPMGDYYDKDYEEVADQISEMKHACRESLLKVILETGALKNALDIRNASVLSLYSGADFLKTSTGKEYPGASLEAAYVMCQCIKEYYAKTQRMVGFKVAGGVSTTDDALKYYTIVKEVLGEKWADTNEYFRIGASRLANNLLTDILGKETKFF; encoded by the coding sequence ATGGATAAATATAATCAGGCTATAGCTGAATCACAGGTAATCACCGACGACACTCTTGTCGCCGCTAAAGTCAACGAGATCCTTGAGAAACATCTTGAGGAGAACCGCAAGCCGGAAGTGCTGCGCCACCTCTTCAACACCATCGATCTCACCACGCTGAAATCAACTGACTCGCAGCAGTCCGTAGCCGACTTTACCGAGAGAGTGAACGCCTTTGAAGAGGAGCACGGAGATCTCCCCAATGTCGCCGCGATATGCGTATACCCCAACTTTGTGCCCATTGTTCGCACTGTGCTGGACGTCAGTTCGGTCGATATTGCAGCCGTAGCAGGATGCTTCCCCTCAGCTCAAAGCTTCATAGAGGTGAAAGTTGCAGAAATCGCACTCGCTGTCGAGGCAGGAGCCGACGAAATAGATATCGTATTCCCCATGGGAGATTACTACGACAAGGACTACGAGGAGGTCGCTGACCAGATATCAGAAATGAAACATGCTTGCCGCGAATCTCTTCTAAAAGTCATCCTTGAGACAGGAGCATTGAAAAACGCTCTCGACATACGCAACGCATCAGTGCTGAGCCTATACTCCGGAGCTGACTTCCTAAAGACATCCACAGGCAAGGAATATCCAGGAGCATCACTCGAAGCCGCCTACGTAATGTGCCAGTGTATTAAGGAATACTATGCAAAGACACAGCGTATGGTAGGCTTCAAGGTTGCCGGAGGCGTATCCACAACCGATGATGCCCTCAAATACTACACCATAGTCAAGGAAGTGCTCGGAGAGAAGTGGGCCGACACCAACGAATATTTCCGTATCGGAGCATCACGCCTTGCCAACAATCTCCTGACCGATATCCTCGGAAAAGAGACTAAATTCTTTTAA
- a CDS encoding CD225/dispanin family protein yields MKYWIIINDTRLGPMDLEQLIATPGFGPESPVWREGLPDWVSARNLPELADRFTQPVQHAYNQFRQQQQYWQQPTYAPGMPQPAPQEPMPSTYLAWAILSTICCCIPTGVIAIIYASRVSPLYIRGDIYGSRRASEKAALWTIISFVAGLIWTPFSIIWSLLTM; encoded by the coding sequence ATGAAATACTGGATCATCATCAATGACACCCGTCTGGGTCCGATGGATCTGGAGCAACTCATCGCCACACCGGGATTCGGTCCTGAATCCCCGGTGTGGAGGGAGGGGCTTCCCGATTGGGTATCGGCACGCAATCTGCCGGAACTTGCAGACAGGTTCACGCAGCCGGTGCAGCATGCCTACAATCAGTTCAGACAACAGCAACAATACTGGCAACAGCCCACATACGCTCCGGGGATGCCTCAACCGGCACCACAGGAACCTATGCCGTCCACTTATCTGGCATGGGCCATCCTCTCCACCATATGCTGCTGCATCCCGACTGGCGTCATAGCCATAATATACGCCTCCCGGGTAAGCCCGCTATACATACGAGGCGACATATATGGGTCGCGCAGAGCTTCCGAAAAGGCAGCACTGTGGACGATAATATCTTTCGTTGCAGGATTGATATGGACCCCATTCTCCATTATATGGTCGCTCCTGACAATGTGA
- a CDS encoding DUF2752 domain-containing protein: MDPILHYMVAPDNVRNRILLVLAITAALAAGTAYYLIEPSSGLYPRCMFHQLTGLYCPGCGSQRAIHAMLHGNWSQAWSYNAILPFEIVFVAIIAVAWRLRDRYPRLHGILNSRIVIISFLITIIGWTIIRNIQF, from the coding sequence ATGGACCCCATTCTCCATTATATGGTCGCTCCTGACAATGTGAGAAACCGCATACTCTTAGTCCTTGCCATAACGGCGGCACTTGCAGCAGGCACCGCCTATTATCTCATAGAGCCAAGCTCAGGCTTATATCCCCGGTGCATGTTCCACCAACTCACCGGACTTTACTGTCCGGGGTGCGGATCACAGCGTGCCATACATGCCATGCTCCACGGAAACTGGTCTCAGGCATGGAGCTACAACGCTATCCTTCCTTTTGAGATAGTGTTCGTAGCCATAATCGCTGTGGCATGGCGACTCCGCGACAGATATCCGCGACTGCACGGAATCCTGAACTCAAGGATTGTGATAATATCATTTCTCATCACCATAATAGGCTGGACCATCATACGCAATATACAATTCTAA
- a CDS encoding HD family phosphohydrolase, giving the protein MNSLTRRKLSLRALLFVAAVTLIVYFLPRTDKNHFIYEVNRPWSYALLTAPFDIPVHLDSASVALLKDSIDTNFEPVYVRDLAAEKTLISDYTLRLNSTQGLNITPAQRNQIIKAIRDIYDNGIVDRDTYQRISGGNLPAVRFVHDNVAISMPTHNYLSAFRAYEHLDSTLRDRDVRVALTATRLSDMLQPNIYLDTVTTKRLLEEAYQKAMAPVGVIQQGERIIDKGDIVNIRLATILDTYEEMIEDRGDGKISQNHYPMAGQILYMVIIFCAIYAYLYFFRPDYFDDDRTVVFLISLITIFTLFSFAMQATFRSGLYISPFTIVPILVLVFLDSRTAYFTHLIVVLACVIISAYPLEFVFLQFIAGIVAIDSLKDLSRRSQLIRTAAFIFVAYSLCYISIEVMQTGSFSKLQGRTFGCFGINAILISFSYVLMFLAERVFGFTSRVTLVELADTNNPLLRELSEECPGTFNHSMSVSNLASAAAQAIGANVQMVRTGALYHDIGKIKNPAFFTENQHGINPHDALDPIQSARVVTGHVRDGLMMAEKAKLPDKIRDFIVEHHGAGKAKYFYNTYCNTHEGENVDAAPFTYPGPNPQSRETSLLMMADAVEAASRSMREHTPEAISALVNKIIDSQIADGLHNESPLSFRDVQAVKESFIQRLRTMYHSRISYPELKKNMEQQKSE; this is encoded by the coding sequence ATGAACTCTCTTACCAGGCGAAAACTCTCTCTGCGCGCACTGCTGTTTGTTGCGGCAGTGACACTTATAGTATATTTTCTTCCCCGGACCGACAAGAACCATTTCATCTATGAGGTGAACCGTCCATGGAGCTACGCACTGCTCACAGCCCCATTCGACATACCGGTGCATCTCGACTCGGCGAGCGTGGCTCTGCTAAAGGACAGCATAGACACTAATTTCGAACCGGTATACGTACGTGACCTTGCTGCCGAAAAAACCCTCATCTCCGACTACACTCTGCGCCTGAACTCTACACAGGGACTGAACATTACCCCTGCACAGAGGAATCAGATAATCAAAGCCATACGCGACATCTACGACAACGGCATCGTGGACCGCGACACATATCAACGTATCTCGGGAGGCAACCTACCGGCTGTAAGATTCGTCCACGACAATGTGGCGATCTCCATGCCCACTCACAACTATCTGTCAGCCTTCCGGGCATACGAACATCTCGACAGCACCCTGCGCGACCGGGACGTGAGGGTGGCCCTCACAGCTACACGCCTGTCCGATATGCTGCAACCCAACATATATCTCGACACCGTGACCACCAAACGTCTGCTTGAGGAGGCATATCAGAAGGCAATGGCACCGGTGGGTGTTATACAGCAGGGTGAACGCATCATCGACAAGGGGGATATCGTAAATATCCGCCTCGCTACAATCCTTGACACCTATGAGGAGATGATCGAGGACCGTGGAGACGGAAAGATCTCACAGAACCACTACCCCATGGCGGGGCAGATACTCTACATGGTGATAATATTCTGTGCCATATACGCCTATCTCTACTTCTTCCGTCCCGACTATTTCGATGACGACCGCACAGTGGTGTTCCTCATATCGCTCATCACCATCTTCACCCTCTTCTCGTTTGCAATGCAGGCAACATTCAGGTCGGGACTATACATATCGCCATTCACCATAGTCCCCATACTTGTGCTGGTGTTCCTTGACTCCCGCACAGCCTACTTCACACACCTTATTGTGGTACTTGCCTGCGTCATCATCTCGGCATATCCACTTGAGTTCGTGTTCCTACAGTTCATAGCCGGCATAGTTGCCATAGACTCGCTCAAGGACCTGTCACGCCGCAGCCAGCTGATACGCACGGCAGCATTCATATTCGTGGCATATTCCCTATGCTATATCTCCATAGAAGTCATGCAGACAGGCTCATTCTCAAAGCTCCAGGGACGCACATTCGGCTGCTTCGGGATAAATGCCATACTCATATCATTCAGCTATGTGCTTATGTTCCTGGCTGAGAGAGTTTTCGGATTCACATCACGCGTGACGCTCGTAGAGCTTGCCGACACCAACAACCCTCTGCTCCGCGAACTGTCCGAAGAATGCCCCGGCACCTTCAATCACTCAATGTCCGTGAGCAACCTCGCATCGGCCGCCGCTCAAGCCATAGGGGCAAACGTACAGATGGTACGTACAGGCGCACTGTACCACGACATAGGCAAGATCAAGAATCCGGCATTCTTCACCGAGAACCAGCACGGCATAAACCCTCACGACGCCCTTGACCCCATACAGAGTGCAAGAGTGGTGACCGGACATGTGCGCGACGGACTAATGATGGCTGAGAAGGCAAAACTTCCTGACAAGATACGCGATTTCATAGTGGAACATCACGGCGCAGGAAAAGCCAAATACTTCTACAACACATACTGCAACACACACGAAGGGGAAAATGTAGATGCCGCCCCCTTCACTTATCCAGGACCAAACCCTCAGAGCCGCGAGACATCCCTGCTGATGATGGCCGATGCCGTGGAAGCAGCATCCCGGTCAATGAGGGAGCATACCCCTGAAGCGATATCCGCATTGGTCAACAAGATCATAGACAGCCAGATCGCAGATGGGCTTCACAATGAATCGCCACTATCATTCCGCGACGTGCAGGCTGTCAAGGAGTCCTTCATACAGCGGCTGCGCACAATGTATCATTCCAGAATCTCATATCCGGAACTTAAAAAGAATATGGAGCAGCAGAAGTCGGAATAA